The window TGGGAAGCAAAGAGAAGTTATAAAGATACAGtggaaataataaattttgtgGTTTTCTTGTATACCTGACAGGCATAGGGTACTTCGCTGCGATATTGCAGGAAGATCTTCTCTCTGATAATTTCAGCTACAAAGAATCTTTCTGGGTGTTCACTAACAATATCCTGCAACATAATGGTAAAACCAGAGAGTTCAAAAAAGAGATTCCCGTGATAATTATACTTAGATTAGTCtcttcatataatatatacataatacatATATGACCACTGGAGGGGCATCATTTACATATAAATGAATCAGGGGCGCACTCTCATTAAGAACTGGTAACACAGTACAAGAGTAGTTGGTGGATTGGCTACAAGCAATCAAGTAAATCAGGCTCTAATGCTTTCACTTACAAAACTTGCAAacatttctattttattgcaATTGATAAAATTGAATCACCACCAACTGATTAATTATCAACATAGTGTCctgacattttcttttgatgGTTGATTTAGACATAATATGAGAAGGAAAAGCTATCTATCAATTCGTCAATATGTTGTTCATTCGCAAGAAAACCGTATAACAGAATGCACAGATAACTGGAAGTGACCTTTGGATAATAAGCAGGCCCCACTGGTAGCTTAGATAAAATCCAGTCCTTCACATCTTGGACCCCATGACCATATTTGGCACTAACAGGTATGACATCATCAGCCTCCGTGAATTTCTCATACCACTGCACAGGGCATGAAAATATTCCAGACACAGTTAGCTTAATAGTATTCATGATAATATGTGCTCTAAAATCTTTGAAGTACAGCTTACATTTCTTATAGCTTGTGCAGATAGTGTAAACATTTTATTGAACAGTAAATCTAATGCAAGGAATGCAATCTCAAATGTTCACTAGAAAAGATGCCAACCTCGAGTTTCTTGGCTATTTCCCCAGGTTTGATCATGTCTTTCTTATTCATCACCAGCAACGTCGGTACCTTATATTTTAAGTCCCTGACACCTTCCTCCAATACTTCATCAATCtaggaaaatataaaaatagcCTTGAGGAATAAAGTAtatgatttaaaaatattacagAATAAGATGCATACTTTCTCAGGCAGTTTACATGCATCAACTAGGACTAGTACGCAGTCTGCATTAAGTGCAGCACTTCGCACATTCGTCATCATCATAGAGTCCAATTTATGCATCTTCTTCTCAATAACACCAGGTGTATCATACAGTATCATCTGCAATGCAAGACGTGGGTAATGTCAATCACAAGATTTTCATCAACTGAGACTTGCATATGACTATGAACTCTGTTTTGACCGTATCAATAAAAGCTATACACAACTCATCCCAAAATTTCAAAGTTTAAAAACCAATGTAACATTGCTTTTGCCAATTTTATATATCAACAAATTGCTCACACGTGTTCTGGAAAGATGAACACATTATGCGATATTGGCATTGAATAAGAAGGCATACATATTGAACATAGCCAAGCCAACATACATTctgaaagaaaaggaaaccaGAGCAATAGGCAGAACAAATCATTCCCTACACAGActtaaatgaagaaaatgactTTATGTCCTTTTTGGATAGTGAATGAGGGGAATCTTTGTCAATACCGTAAGACAAATATTTCCTCAAGTTCTATAATGCAACAATGCTCAACATGGATCAGGTTGCATTATCGacaagaaatataataatggCCTCTTAGCACCATCAAAACTTTGATTGCTTGGACTGTTCTAGTATCATGAGAATAACATGAGGCACCACACAAATGCATATACATGAAACTTAATTGCTATCTACATCAGTTTGCTCATTTATATAAGCAAAAATGAATTTTAGCATCAAGATTCTCCACTCGATATCACTTGGAGGTACTGACAGTCACAgactaaataaaattattatgataGCTTCAGAGGACATAAACAAATCAAACCTGGTAATCTGGGCCAGAGCATATACCAAGAATTCGGTGCCTTGTGGTTTGCGGTTTATCCGTCACGATAGACAACTTCTGCCCAATCATTTGATTTGCTAGGGTACTCTTCCCAACATTTGGCTTCCCAAGTACAGCCACATATCCTGCATTTGACTCACCATATTCAAAACTAGCAAGAAGCAGCAATGATTCAAAACCTCCTTACATCGGACAATGATGGGAGCTGAGAATCCCAACTTCGATatcaaattcattttactGATGCTCAGTCAGACACAAAGAGGATCATAAGGGTAATTACTACATGGATTCAAGTGTTTTACTTCTCGTTGCTCTTATCTAAAATCGACAACATTCTCTCTATGTCTTTTCCTTCTTGTCTAACATGTTCGTTCAAATTTCTGCATTCCCTGTCAATATCGTGACCTTTAAAACCTCGTCAGTTCATCGAAATTCCAACCATTTGGTCTCAATCTCTACCATCCAAAGTCAAATTCATCAAAGCCCGGCCATTTGGACATTCGAAGCTCACAGAGTGAGagtgagagagggagagagagactcACCGCTTTTATGGTTGGTGTCAGGAGCGAACTCGAGCTCCTCCATCTCGTAGTCATCGAGCAGAGCCGTGTTCCGGTCCGGCTTCTCGCTCAGGGACAGGTAAGACGACTCGTCGTCCGACGAATCATAAGAGGTAGACTCGACCTCCTCTCTAACGCACAGCTGCTCGTGAGTCTCCGAGGAGGCGAGGCGGCTCCGTGTCCACTCTGCTCCGGGAGTAGCGACGCGGGCCCGGAACGAAGCGGTAGCGCCACCGGTGAGGAGTAAGGGTCTGTGCGAGGTTGGCGCGTGCGGCCTCTGAAAGCGCGGGAATTGAGGTTTGGGAAGAGAGCAGGACATGCGAGAAGCGAAGAGCTCCATCATCGGAGTCGGAGCCGGAGCCGAAGCCGGAGCCGGAGATTCCCTCCAACGGCCGCTTTCAGCTCACTCCTCCCCTCTGGTTCCCTCTCGCCTCCATTTTTGAAGAGCTCGCGGATGGATAACGTTTCCTTCTTAAGCAATTTCGTTTTATctatttccttcttttcttttcctttcttacaTTTAAGATGACGTATAATGTAACTGCATCAAGGCGCTTTTAAGAGAGatcaataaaatagaaatctcaATTATTAATAAAGAGCATAAATAGTCTGACATGGAAAAAGCTCGAAAAATGAATTTAAGGCATCGAAACATACAAGCATGGAATGTATATTGATGGATCTGGCGTTTATGTACACTAACCTACTCTCCTTCCCCATCTCACGGTTTTTCTATCCtaaaaaaaataggaaaatgaCACAATACATCATGATTTCTGAAATAATTTCACTACACattatatttacaaaaattttcACGACACATCacgaaaattttttaaattttcaccgCACATCATATCGTTACTTTCCCGTCCAAAATTAGATTGAATGGTAATGTTATAACATTTCCATGGACTAttttgcacaaaaaaaaactggAGGAATTTTAaacgaaataaaatgaaaaatttacaaaaaaaaaagtataggaAGGGGCTCATCGAGAAGGGAAGCCGAGGGACCTTGCCGGCCACCCAGCGCCCCCTCTAGTAGTCCACCCCGCAATGGGTGTCGCTGGTCGACTCAGACCGGGCCAACGACCCAACTGGGGGGTCAATTGCCAACGGGGCACCCCAGATTTAGGGGTCAACAGTAGTCAAGGGCGCCATAGGATCCCAACGACGGGATCCTCAAAATTGGATGGGGGTCGGGGGCGATCCCATCGGCACTCGAATGGCTCAAATCAGGTTGGCGATCCCGATTGAAGGGTCGATGGCCGGCGGGGGAGCCCCCAACCCCTCCAATTTAGGGGATCCCAGCGGCGAGATCCTCCAAATTTgtgttggggggggggggggggtgagTGTGGACCAACCCCCGATTGGGGTCACTGGCCAGCTTTGAGTTAGCCAGCGATCCCAATTGTGGGGTTGGGTGGCCACTGAGGCCCTTTTGACCTCCCTTCCCGATCATCccttcttcttattttttatttttttatttttcattttaaatccCCTAAGTTTTTTTTGGTGCAAAATTGTCCCTAAAAATGTCGTAACATTACtgttcaatttaattttggaCGGGAAAGTAACAATATGATGTAcggtaaaaatttagaaaattttcgtGATGTAtcgtgaaaatttttaaaaatatgatgtgtcattttcccaaaaaaaaaaaaagaacataacACACGTATAACATGCGCAAACACCTCGTAGAGGCCTATCTACCTATAATCTAACAACCTGCACCCGATTATTACCCTACGTGATTTTATTCTAATTGTTTAACATGGAATTCGGTTAAATTGAGTTAATCACATCTCGACCCAAGTTAAGAAACTATACCCAGCCCTCAAATCGGGATTGTTAGAACTTCGGGCTTGAGAGTGGGTTCTCCAAGGATCGGGAATGGACCTCTTTCTCGGGTTCTGAAACTTTGCCTCGATCGGGAACCTACAAGGCAAATGTTAAGAAAACCAAGTGTTTGGGTGCGTGGGAAGGTAATGTTGGTGAATTTCAGCTCTTTCTCAACACATGAGGGGAACCAAAAAAGTCCTCTATGCTGAAAATTCATCTTCTATTTATAGGGGAAGAGAAATTGGGGTAGTTCtgtaacattttaaaaagtttcaGGGTCGAAAATCAATTTTCGACTGCTCCGGGAAAGCGACTGGACGCCAGCTCGTCCGGGGACCAGCTGGCGCTAGGATGACGTCAAGGCGCGGTTACAATCCGAGCCTCCGTTTTTTTACGAAGGAAGTACCTACACCAAGCCATTACTACTCGAGGCCGGCCTCCTAAACGGTTATTTTCCTCT of the Punica granatum isolate Tunisia-2019 chromosome 6, ASM765513v2, whole genome shotgun sequence genome contains:
- the LOC116211903 gene encoding GTPase ERA-like, chloroplastic isoform X1; amino-acid sequence: MMELFASRMSCSLPKPQFPRFQRPHAPTSHRPLLLTGGATASFRARVATPGAEWTRSRLASSETHEQLCVREEVESTSYDSSDDESSYLSLSEKPDRNTALLDDYEMEELEFAPDTNHKSGYVAVLGKPNVGKSTLANQMIGQKLSIVTDKPQTTRHRILGICSGPDYQMILYDTPGVIEKKMHKLDSMMMTNVRSAALNADCVLVLVDACKLPEKIDEVLEEGVRDLKYKVPTLLVMNKKDMIKPGEIAKKLEWYEKFTEADDVIPVSAKYGHGVQDVKDWILSKLPVGPAYYPKDIVSEHPERFFVAEIIREKIFLQYRSEVPYACQVNVVSYKNRPTSKDFIQVEIVVEKNSQKIILIGKEGRALKSLATAARLDIEDFLQKKVYLEVEVKVKENWRQDEGLLKNYGYGGQIRAI
- the LOC116211903 gene encoding GTPase ERA-like, chloroplastic isoform X2: MMELFASRMSCSLPKPQFPRFQRPHAPTSHRPLLLTGGATASFRARVATPGAEWTRSRLASSETHEQLCVREEVESTSYDSSDDESSYLSLSEKPDRNTALLDDYEMEELEFAPDTNHKSGYVAVLGKPNVGKSTLANQMIGQKLSIVTDKPQTTRHRILGICSGPDYQIDEVLEEGVRDLKYKVPTLLVMNKKDMIKPGEIAKKLEWYEKFTEADDVIPVSAKYGHGVQDVKDWILSKLPVGPAYYPKDIVSEHPERFFVAEIIREKIFLQYRSEVPYACQVNVVSYKNRPTSKDFIQVEIVVEKNSQKIILIGKEGRALKSLATAARLDIEDFLQKKVYLEVEVKVKENWRQDEGLLKNYGYGGQIRAI